One region of Pristis pectinata isolate sPriPec2 chromosome 30, sPriPec2.1.pri, whole genome shotgun sequence genomic DNA includes:
- the LOC127584557 gene encoding tolloid-like protein 2 — MAGCGHKISSVEGVIASPNWPDKYPNRKECTWTISAPPGHRVKLAFNEFEIEQHQECIYDYLEVYNGLSERSSFLARYCGSKKPETVVTTGNKMFIKFFSDASVQRKGFQAKHSTECGGHLRAKVRTNDLYSHAQFGDNNYPGQLHCDWAIMAEDGYGVELIFRTFEIEEEADCGYDYMELYDGPNSAAPRLGRFCGSGVRFWGSVGRTVCF; from the exons ATGG CCGGCTGTGGACATAAAATAAGCAGCGTGGAGGGAGTGATCGCCAGTCCCAACTGGCCGGACAAGTATCCCAACCGTAAGGAGTGCACCTGGACTATTTCTGCACCCCCTGGGCACAGGGTCAAGCTG GCCTTCAACGAGTTTGAAATTGAGCAACATCAGGAATGTATTTATGACTATCTCGAGGTCTACAATGGTCTCAGTGAAAGGTCCTCCTTCCTGGCCCGGTACTGCGGGAGCAAAAAACCAGAGACTGTCGTCACCACAGGGAATAAAATGTTCATCAAATTTTTCTCTGATGCATCGGTACAAAGGAAAGGATTTCAGGCAAAACACAGCACAG AGTGTGGCGGGCATCTCAGAGCCAAGGTCAGAACCAACGACTTGTACTCGCACGCACAGTTTGGAGACAACAACTACCCTGGCCAGTTGCATTGTGACTGGGCGATCATGGCAGAAGATGGCTATGGGGTGGAGTTGATATTTCGGACGTTCGAAATCGAGGAAGAGGCTGACTGTGGATACGATTACATGGAGCTATACGACGGGCCTAACAGTGCGGCTCCTAGACTCGGGAGATTCTGTGGATCAGGGGTAAGGTTTTGGGGATCAGTGGGAAGAACTGTCTGCTTCTAA